ATGTTGGTGCTGGTGCCGGCCCCACCTTGCAGAGCATCCACTGGAAACTGGTCCCAAAGTTTACCCTCGGCAATTTCACTGGCGGCCTGGATTATAGCCCTGCCAATGCTAGGCTGAAGGAAGCCACAAGCCAAGTTGGCTTCGGCCGCCGCTTGCTTTACTAGCGCCAGGGATTTTATGAGCTCAGGATGTACCCTCCGGCCACTAACGGGAAAGTTCTCTACCGCCCGGTGGGTATGAATTCCGTAATAGGCATCCTGAGGGATGCGCCTTTCCCCAATTAGATCGCGTTCGGTTCGAAAGCTCACGGCGCCTCTCCTCCCCTCAGCGGCCCGCGAGGGCAGCTTTCACCTGAATGCCCTTTAGGCCACCGAGTTTACCGGTTAGGGCCCCAACTTCGTCGGTAGTCCCGTCAATTATTAAGGCTATCACGGCTACATCGCGCTCCCGGTAAGGGATGCCCATTCGCCCAACGATAATGTCCCCGTAGGCGCTCAGGATCTCATTTACCCGAGGCGCCATTTTCTCGCGGTTTTCAATTACTATCCCGACTACTCCGATCCTTCGATCTTGACCCTC
This Clostridia bacterium DNA region includes the following protein-coding sequences:
- a CDS encoding CopG family transcriptional regulator, encoding MAPRVNEILSAYGDIIVGRMGIPYRERDVAVIALIIDGTTDEVGALTGKLGGLKGIQVKAALAGR